Proteins encoded together in one Pongo abelii isolate AG06213 chromosome 8, NHGRI_mPonAbe1-v2.0_pri, whole genome shotgun sequence window:
- the AKR1C4 gene encoding aldo-keto reductase family 1 member C4 isoform X2 — translation MDPKYQRVELNDGHFMPVLGFGTYAPPEVPRNRAVEVTKLAIEAGFRHIDSAYLYDNEEQVGLAIRSKIADGSVKREDIFYTSKLWCTFFQPQMVQPALESSLKKLQLDYVDLYLLHFPMALKEGLGIITWEKSPKYNA, via the exons ATGGATCCCAAATATCAGCGTGTGGAGCTAAATGATGGTCACTTCATGCCGGTATTGGGATTTGGCACCTATGCACCTCCAGAG GTTCCGAGGAACAGAGCTGTGGAGGTCACCAAATTAGCAATAGAAGCTGGCTTCCGCCATATTGATTCTGCTTATTTATACGATAATGAGGAGCAAGTTGGACTGGCCATCCGAAGCAAGATTGCAGATGGCAGTGTGAAGAGAGAAGACATATTCTACACTTCAAAG CTTTGGTGCACTTTCTTTCAACCACAGATGGTCCAACCAGCCTTGGAAAGCTCACTGAAAAAACTTCAACTGGACTATGTTGACCTCTATCTTCTTCATTTCCCAATGGCTCTCAAG GAGGGTTTAGGTATTATTACATGGGAGAAGAGTCCTAAGTATAATGCCTAA
- the AKR1C4 gene encoding aldo-keto reductase family 1 member C4 isoform X1: protein MDPKYQRVELNDGHFMPVLGFGTYAPPEVPRNRAVEVTKLAIEAGFRHIDSAYLYDNEEQVGLAIRSKIADGSVKREDIFYTSKLWCTFFQPQMVQPALESSLKKLQLDYVDLYLLHFPMALKPGEMLLPKDENGKVIFDTVDLCATWEVMEKCKDAGLAKSIGVSNFNRRQLEMILNKPGLKYKPVCNQVECHPYLNQSKLLDFCKSKDIALVAYSALGTQRHELWVDPNSPVLLEDPVLCALAKKHKRTPALIALRYQLQRGVVVLAKSYNEQRIRENIQVFEFQLTSEDMKVLDGLNRNYRYIVMDFLMDHPDYPFSDEY, encoded by the exons ATGGATCCCAAATATCAGCGTGTGGAGCTAAATGATGGTCACTTCATGCCGGTATTGGGATTTGGCACCTATGCACCTCCAGAG GTTCCGAGGAACAGAGCTGTGGAGGTCACCAAATTAGCAATAGAAGCTGGCTTCCGCCATATTGATTCTGCTTATTTATACGATAATGAGGAGCAAGTTGGACTGGCCATCCGAAGCAAGATTGCAGATGGCAGTGTGAAGAGAGAAGACATATTCTACACTTCAAAG CTTTGGTGCACTTTCTTTCAACCACAGATGGTCCAACCAGCCTTGGAAAGCTCACTGAAAAAACTTCAACTGGACTATGTTGACCTCTATCTTCTTCATTTCCCAATGGCTCTCAAG CCAGGTGAGATGCTACTACCaaaagatgaaaatggaaaagtAATATTTGACACAGTGGATCTCTGTGCCACATGGGAG GTCATGGAGAAGTGTAAGGATGCAGGATTGGCCAAGTCCATCGGGGTGTCCAACTTCAACCGCAGGCAGCTGGAGATGATCCTCAACAAGCCAGGACTCAAGTACAAGCCTGTCTGCAACCAG GTGGAATGCCATCCTTACCTCAACCAGAGCAAACTGCTGGATTTCTGCAAGTCAAAAGACATTGCTCTGGTTGCCTATAGTGCTCTGGGAACCCAACGACATGAACTATG GGTGGACCCGAACTCCCCAGTTCTTTTGGAGGACCCAGTTCTTTGTGCCTTAGCAAAGAAGCACAAACGAACCCCAGCCCTGATTGCCCTGCGCTACCAGCTGCAGCGTGGGGTTGTGGTCCTGGCCAAGAGCTACAATGAGCAGCGGATCAGAGAGAACATCCAG GTTTTTGAATTCCAGTTGACATCAGAGGATATGAAAGTTCTAGATGGCCTAAACAGAAATTATCGATATATTGTCATGGATTT TCTTATGGACCACCCTGATTATCCATTTTCAGATGAATATTAG